Proteins found in one Actinokineospora alba genomic segment:
- a CDS encoding ABC transporter ATP-binding protein translates to MTELTITGLTAGYGATRVLRGVDLTVPSGSLAAVLGPSGCGKTTLLRVVAGFLRPAAGEVRLGGRVVTSLAPERRRATVVPQEGALFPHLTVGANVGYGLPRPGRAERVAEMLQLIGLAGFEKRKPAELSGGQQQRVALARALAPAPDLVLLDEPFSALDAGLRADLRADVRRVLRAAGTTALLVTHDQDEALSMADVVAVMRDGGVVQAGSPEDVYSRPVDLGVATFVGEAVLLPAVASGGSATSALGVIDLTAEATGSGTVLLRPEQVSPNLDGEGITAKVLRTSFHGHDATVTLRAGDTELVSRVPAPLRIAEGDNVRIRVSGQGRFYPAAMKDTRPSHDS, encoded by the coding sequence TTGACCGAGCTGACGATCACCGGTCTGACCGCGGGCTACGGCGCCACGCGGGTCCTGCGCGGTGTCGACCTCACGGTGCCCTCCGGTTCGCTCGCGGCGGTCCTGGGCCCGTCCGGCTGTGGCAAGACGACGCTGCTGCGGGTGGTGGCGGGGTTCCTGCGGCCGGCTGCGGGTGAGGTGCGGCTGGGCGGCCGGGTCGTGACGTCGCTGGCCCCCGAGCGCCGACGGGCCACGGTGGTGCCCCAGGAGGGCGCGCTGTTCCCGCACCTGACCGTCGGCGCGAACGTCGGCTACGGCCTGCCGCGGCCGGGCCGGGCCGAGCGGGTGGCGGAGATGCTCCAGCTGATCGGGTTGGCGGGCTTCGAGAAGCGCAAACCGGCCGAGCTCTCCGGCGGCCAGCAACAGCGGGTCGCCCTGGCCCGCGCCCTGGCTCCCGCCCCGGACCTCGTCCTGCTCGACGAGCCCTTCTCCGCCTTGGACGCGGGACTGCGGGCCGACCTGCGCGCCGACGTCCGCCGGGTCCTGCGGGCGGCCGGGACGACCGCCCTGCTGGTCACCCACGACCAGGACGAGGCCCTGTCGATGGCCGACGTCGTCGCGGTGATGCGCGACGGGGGCGTGGTGCAGGCGGGGTCACCGGAGGACGTGTACTCGCGTCCCGTGGACCTGGGAGTGGCCACCTTCGTCGGCGAGGCGGTCCTGCTGCCCGCGGTCGCCTCGGGCGGCTCGGCCACGTCCGCGCTGGGCGTGATCGACCTGACCGCCGAGGCGACCGGGTCGGGTACCGTCCTGCTGCGGCCGGAACAGGTGAGCCCGAACCTCGACGGCGAGGGAATCACCGCCAAGGTCCTGCGCACCAGCTTCCACGGCCACGACGCGACGGTGACGTTGCGCGCGGGCGACACCGAACTTGTGTCCCGTGTCCCCGCTCCCCTGCGCATCGCCGAAGGTGACAACGTTCGGATCCGCGTGTCAGGGCAGGGCCGGTTCTATCCGGCGGCTATGAAAGACACACGACCTTCACATGATTCGTAG
- a CDS encoding ABC transporter permease: protein MTQRSAARPRATGWLLAALPAVVVAVLPLVYLVLRATDQGWDVFWSIAVRSRTAELTVNTVTLLVAVAVSAVALGTAAAWAVTRTALPLRRLWTVLLVLPLAVPSYVAGFAWLSMDVVGFPGAWLALTTTNVPLVLLPVAAALRSADPALEEVSRSLGHGPWRTFRKVTLPRIWPSAVAGGLLVALYVLHDFGAVSLLRYETFTLGIQTAYAGSFDRTPAAVIGVVLVVLAILLALAEARMRGTTSARLGPGVARQAEPVRLRAASVPVLLGLGAIVVVSLGAPFGALVKWLGVGRTSIDVTALVSTTATTVQFAAFGALATIVLAVPVGFLAARHSSRPVRAVELAAYAGHALPGITVALALVFFGVRFAQPWYQQTPLLVLGYAALFLPIAISSVRTAVASAPVGVEDVARSLGRGRARVFGTVTLPLAAPGVAAGAALVFITCAKELPATLLLRPTGADTLATALWTKTGVSAFAEAAPYAALLVAVSAVPAILLEVSVFRSGRPEDAVLDSATRGAQS, encoded by the coding sequence GTGACACAGCGGTCGGCGGCGCGGCCGCGGGCGACCGGCTGGTTGCTCGCGGCGCTGCCCGCTGTCGTCGTCGCGGTCCTGCCGCTGGTCTACCTGGTCCTGCGGGCCACCGACCAGGGCTGGGACGTCTTCTGGTCCATCGCCGTCCGCTCGCGCACCGCCGAGCTGACGGTGAACACGGTGACCCTGCTCGTCGCCGTCGCGGTCAGCGCGGTCGCCCTGGGGACCGCGGCGGCCTGGGCGGTCACCCGGACCGCGCTCCCCTTGCGTCGTCTGTGGACAGTCCTGTTGGTACTCCCGCTGGCCGTTCCGTCTTATGTGGCCGGGTTCGCCTGGCTGTCGATGGACGTCGTCGGCTTCCCGGGCGCCTGGCTGGCGCTGACGACCACGAACGTGCCGCTGGTGCTGCTGCCGGTCGCGGCGGCGCTGCGCTCGGCCGACCCGGCACTCGAAGAGGTGTCGCGCTCGCTCGGGCACGGGCCGTGGCGGACCTTCCGCAAGGTGACGCTGCCCCGGATCTGGCCGTCGGCGGTGGCGGGCGGGCTGCTCGTCGCGCTCTACGTCCTGCACGACTTCGGCGCGGTGTCGCTGCTGCGCTATGAGACCTTCACCCTGGGCATCCAGACGGCGTACGCGGGCAGCTTCGACCGCACGCCCGCCGCGGTGATCGGCGTGGTGCTGGTCGTTCTAGCGATCCTGCTCGCCCTGGCCGAGGCGCGGATGCGCGGCACGACGTCCGCCCGGCTCGGCCCCGGCGTGGCCCGGCAGGCCGAACCCGTTCGGCTGCGCGCGGCGAGCGTGCCCGTGCTGCTGGGACTGGGCGCCATCGTGGTGGTGTCGCTGGGCGCGCCGTTCGGGGCGCTGGTCAAGTGGCTCGGGGTCGGGCGCACGAGCATCGATGTGACCGCGTTGGTGTCGACCACGGCGACGACCGTGCAGTTCGCCGCTTTCGGCGCGCTGGCCACGATCGTGCTCGCGGTGCCGGTGGGTTTCCTCGCCGCGCGGCACTCGTCGCGGCCGGTGCGGGCGGTCGAGTTGGCCGCCTACGCGGGGCACGCGCTGCCGGGGATCACGGTGGCGCTCGCGCTGGTCTTCTTCGGGGTGCGGTTCGCGCAGCCCTGGTACCAGCAGACCCCGCTGCTCGTCCTGGGCTACGCGGCGCTGTTCCTGCCGATCGCGATCAGCTCGGTGCGCACCGCGGTCGCGTCGGCGCCGGTCGGCGTCGAGGATGTGGCGCGGTCGCTGGGCCGGGGCCGGGCACGGGTGTTCGGCACGGTGACGCTGCCGCTGGCCGCGCCGGGTGTCGCGGCGGGCGCGGCGCTGGTGTTCATCACCTGCGCCAAGGAGTTGCCCGCGACCCTGCTGCTGCGTCCGACCGGCGCGGACACGCTCGCCACGGCGCTGTGGACGAAGACCGGGGTGTCCGCGTTCGCCGAGGCCGCGCCGTACGCGGCGCTGCTGGTCGCGGTGTCGGCGGTGCCGGCGATCCTGTTGGAGGTGTCGGTGTTCCGCTCGGGTCGCCCGGAGGACGCCGTGCTGGATTCGGCTACCCGAGGAGCACAGTCTTGA
- a CDS encoding RNA-guided endonuclease InsQ/TnpB family protein: protein MSRFRLQSTPAQERVLLEHCGHARFVWNLAVAQHAHWQPGRKAAPGYTEQCRQLTEARAANSWLAAGSVIVQQQALKDHAQANANFFRRTHRRPTWRRRGQREGFRIVAVEPGDVRRVSRKVGQVRVPKVGWVRFRWSRAVSEGVKSYRVTRDRAGRWHVAFPVVPEPIAAPRTDAVVGVDRGVVVSAALSTGELLSVPALRDSEKARLLRLQRKLARAQRGSIRRGKVKTAIAKLKARETDRRKDWVEKTSTRLAREFDVVAVEDLKITNMTRSAKGTRNTPGRGVRQKAGLNRGILANGWGRLVTRLEHKAPGRVVKVDPRYTSQRCSACGVVDRGARESQAVLRCRSCGFACNADVNAALNIRFAAGHAVTARGGPPLGRPANREPQHADHLLVR, encoded by the coding sequence ATGTCCCGGTTTCGTCTTCAGTCGACACCCGCTCAGGAGCGGGTGTTGTTGGAGCATTGTGGGCATGCCCGGTTCGTGTGGAATCTCGCCGTGGCGCAACACGCGCACTGGCAGCCGGGTCGTAAGGCCGCGCCGGGGTACACCGAGCAATGCCGTCAGTTGACCGAGGCGCGGGCGGCGAACTCGTGGCTGGCTGCCGGATCGGTGATCGTGCAGCAGCAGGCGTTGAAGGATCACGCCCAGGCGAACGCGAACTTCTTCCGCCGGACCCACCGACGCCCGACCTGGCGGCGACGCGGCCAACGCGAGGGTTTCCGGATCGTGGCGGTCGAACCGGGCGATGTGCGCCGGGTGTCCCGCAAGGTCGGTCAGGTGCGGGTGCCCAAGGTGGGGTGGGTGCGGTTCCGCTGGTCGCGTGCGGTTTCGGAGGGTGTGAAGTCGTACCGGGTTACCCGTGACCGGGCGGGGCGTTGGCATGTGGCGTTCCCGGTCGTGCCCGAGCCCATCGCCGCACCGCGCACGGATGCGGTGGTGGGTGTGGATCGCGGTGTCGTGGTGTCGGCGGCGTTGTCGACCGGGGAACTGTTGTCCGTGCCCGCTCTGCGCGACAGTGAGAAGGCGCGGCTGCTGCGGCTGCAGCGAAAGCTCGCCCGAGCCCAGCGTGGCTCCATCCGGCGCGGCAAGGTCAAGACCGCGATCGCGAAGCTCAAGGCCCGTGAAACCGACCGGCGCAAGGATTGGGTGGAGAAGACCAGCACTCGCCTGGCCCGGGAGTTCGACGTGGTCGCGGTCGAGGATCTCAAGATCACCAACATGACCCGATCGGCGAAAGGTACGCGGAACACCCCCGGGCGGGGTGTGCGGCAGAAGGCTGGCCTGAACCGGGGAATCCTGGCCAACGGGTGGGGCCGGCTCGTGACCCGCCTGGAGCACAAGGCCCCAGGCCGGGTGGTGAAGGTCGACCCGCGTTATACGAGTCAGCGTTGTTCGGCGTGCGGGGTCGTGGATCGGGGGGCGCGCGAGAGCCAAGCCGTCCTCCGGTGCCGGTCCTGCGGTTTCGCTTGCAACGCGGATGTGAACGCGGCCTTGAATATTCGATTCGCGGCAGGGCATGCCGTGACTGCACGGGGAGGCCCGCCGTTGGGCAGGCCCGCGAACCGTGAACCTCAACACGCCGACCACCTCCTCGTGCGGTAG
- a CDS encoding extracellular solute-binding protein, whose product MGLRSTRLAATILATLLGATLAGCGAEPGSDGPVLTVYSGRNENLVKPLLDKAEKAIGAKLEVRYGDTAALAGQLAEEGERSPADVFFSQDAGALGALASAGRLNKLPQPVLDASPEQWRGADGTWVSTSLRTRVVIYDPKQVAEADLPKGIDDLLDPKWKGKIGFAPSNASWQAFVTSIRVLRGEDGAKKWLEGFKANDPQKYDNNIKIRDAADDGKLALGLTNHYYWYEKAHQIGVDKMSAKLHFIKGNDPGALINSAGVGVLKSSKNQELANKFAEFLMSPESQKYFADKTAEYPVRAGITSTEHKLVPLSELQPPDLKLADLQSLPKTAELLRQVGLL is encoded by the coding sequence ATGGGACTCCGATCCACCCGGTTGGCGGCGACGATCCTGGCCACCCTTCTCGGCGCGACCCTCGCGGGCTGCGGCGCCGAGCCGGGCAGCGACGGTCCCGTCCTGACGGTCTACTCCGGGCGCAACGAGAACCTGGTCAAACCACTGCTGGACAAGGCGGAGAAGGCCATCGGCGCGAAGTTGGAGGTCCGCTACGGCGACACCGCCGCGCTCGCGGGCCAGCTCGCCGAGGAGGGCGAGCGCTCCCCCGCCGACGTGTTCTTCTCCCAGGACGCGGGCGCGCTCGGCGCGCTGGCGAGCGCGGGCAGGCTGAACAAGCTCCCGCAGCCCGTGCTGGACGCCAGCCCCGAGCAGTGGCGCGGGGCCGACGGCACCTGGGTCTCGACGTCGCTGCGGACCCGCGTGGTGATCTACGACCCCAAGCAGGTGGCCGAGGCCGACCTGCCCAAGGGCATCGACGACCTGCTCGACCCGAAGTGGAAGGGCAAGATCGGCTTCGCGCCCTCCAACGCCTCCTGGCAGGCCTTCGTGACCTCGATCCGCGTGCTGCGCGGCGAGGACGGCGCCAAGAAGTGGCTCGAGGGCTTCAAGGCCAACGACCCGCAGAAGTACGACAACAACATCAAGATCCGCGACGCCGCCGACGACGGCAAGCTCGCCCTGGGCCTGACGAACCACTACTACTGGTACGAGAAGGCCCACCAGATCGGCGTGGACAAGATGAGCGCCAAGCTGCACTTCATCAAGGGCAACGACCCGGGCGCGCTGATCAACTCCGCGGGTGTGGGGGTGCTCAAGTCGAGCAAGAACCAGGAGCTGGCCAACAAGTTCGCCGAGTTCCTGATGTCCCCCGAGTCGCAGAAGTACTTCGCCGACAAGACCGCCGAGTACCCGGTGCGCGCGGGCATCACCTCGACCGAGCACAAGCTGGTGCCGCTGAGCGAGCTGCAGCCGCCGGACCTGAAGCTGGCCGACCTGCAGTCGCTGCCCAAGACCGCGGAACTGCTGCGCCAGGTCGGGCTCCTCTAA
- a CDS encoding organic hydroperoxide resistance protein, whose amino-acid sequence MQALYEAKATATGSGRGGRVLSSDGALTADLAVPTSLGGPGGGTNPEQLFAAGYAACFHSALQLVARKAKVRVQDSQVSAVVGLGAVEGGYGLSVTLEISVPEVERSTVDELVAAAHQVCPYSNATRGNIDVDLVVV is encoded by the coding sequence GTGCAGGCTCTCTACGAAGCCAAGGCGACCGCGACCGGGTCCGGCCGAGGCGGCCGCGTGCTCTCGTCCGACGGTGCCCTGACCGCCGACCTGGCTGTCCCGACGAGCCTCGGCGGACCGGGTGGGGGCACCAACCCGGAGCAGCTCTTCGCCGCGGGCTACGCCGCCTGCTTCCACAGCGCGCTGCAGCTCGTCGCCCGCAAGGCGAAGGTGCGGGTGCAGGACTCGCAGGTCAGCGCGGTGGTGGGCCTGGGTGCCGTCGAGGGCGGCTACGGCCTGTCGGTCACCCTGGAGATCTCTGTCCCCGAGGTCGAGCGGTCCACGGTGGACGAACTGGTCGCCGCCGCACACCAGGTGTGCCCGTACTCCAACGCGACGCGTGGCAACATCGACGTCGACCTGGTTGTCGTCTAG
- a CDS encoding MarR family winged helix-turn-helix transcriptional regulator: protein MAERDPLALEQQLCFALYTASRALTARYRPLLDDLGLTYPQYLVMLALFDRGPLTVKDLGQALQLDSGTLSPLLKRMEAAELLRRTRNAADERSVVVELTDAGEALRPRVREIPRTVFRELDTPLSDLIDLHSRLTTFLGKLD from the coding sequence ATGGCGGAACGTGACCCACTGGCGTTGGAGCAGCAGCTCTGCTTCGCCCTCTACACCGCGTCGCGCGCGCTCACCGCGCGCTACCGGCCGCTGCTCGATGACTTGGGGCTCACGTACCCGCAGTACCTGGTCATGCTGGCCCTGTTCGACCGCGGGCCGCTGACCGTGAAGGACTTGGGGCAGGCGCTGCAGCTCGACTCCGGCACCCTCTCACCGCTGCTGAAGCGAATGGAAGCCGCCGAGCTGCTGCGCCGCACCCGGAACGCCGCCGACGAACGCAGCGTGGTCGTCGAACTGACGGACGCGGGGGAGGCGCTGCGTCCGCGCGTGCGGGAGATCCCGCGGACGGTATTCCGGGAACTCGACACTCCGCTTTCGGACCTGATCGACCTGCACTCGCGGTTGACGACGTTCCTCGGCAAGCTGGACTAG
- a CDS encoding VOC family protein, with translation MSHLSANQPLGTPTWIDLGIPDLDRAMAFYHALFGWEFDIGPAETGHYTTCLLDGKRAAAIMPNPDPAATDFWWNVYLATDDCDATVERVRAAGGTVLSEPMDVMEQGRMAIIKDPVGAQFGLWQGNKHIGAEVVNEPNSLLRNDLVTPDAALARPFYAAVFDFTLDANPDLPDLDFTFLRRPDGHEIGGIVGDPTATKSSWGTLFQVDDCHAAVERVVAAGGTAEAVQEMVYGNTAAITDPFGVTFDIGSPPSA, from the coding sequence ATGAGCCATCTCAGTGCGAACCAGCCGCTCGGCACCCCGACCTGGATCGACCTCGGTATCCCCGACCTCGACCGGGCGATGGCGTTCTACCACGCGTTGTTCGGGTGGGAGTTCGACATCGGTCCCGCCGAGACCGGGCACTACACCACCTGTCTGCTCGACGGTAAGCGCGCCGCCGCGATCATGCCCAATCCGGATCCCGCCGCCACCGACTTCTGGTGGAACGTCTACCTCGCCACCGACGACTGCGACGCCACCGTCGAGCGGGTGCGTGCGGCCGGTGGCACGGTGCTCAGCGAGCCGATGGACGTCATGGAGCAGGGGCGGATGGCGATCATCAAGGACCCGGTGGGCGCCCAGTTCGGCCTGTGGCAGGGCAACAAGCACATCGGCGCCGAGGTGGTGAACGAGCCGAATTCCTTGCTGCGCAACGATTTGGTGACCCCGGACGCGGCATTGGCCCGGCCGTTCTACGCCGCCGTCTTCGACTTCACCCTCGACGCCAACCCCGACCTGCCCGACCTCGACTTCACCTTCCTGCGCAGGCCGGACGGCCATGAGATCGGTGGCATCGTGGGCGACCCGACCGCGACCAAGTCGAGTTGGGGCACGCTGTTCCAGGTCGACGACTGCCACGCCGCCGTCGAGCGGGTCGTCGCCGCCGGGGGAACGGCCGAGGCCGTGCAGGAGATGGTGTACGGCAACACCGCCGCCATCACCGACCCGTTCGGCGTTACCTTCGACATCGGATCGCCTCCGTCTGCGTAA